From Candidatus Binataceae bacterium, one genomic window encodes:
- a CDS encoding response regulator, whose amino-acid sequence MWQTRGAGWAGLQLSSTDARRGINSVHKEKDQGDTMSVGSGNSGRDILELERDQLVVGLCRPKQPRLRVLVVEDEPDAQTLLKFILEPKYEVITASSGEEMRVQLEANSERLSLVLMDLKLAGDEDGVMLTKALRSESRWKNIPIVALTACATGDDLRRAIEAGCDDYVPKPFYRRQLTALVERLIDNAQPAEDSQA is encoded by the coding sequence ATGTGGCAGACGAGGGGGGCTGGTTGGGCCGGGTTGCAGCTGTCGAGTACCGACGCACGACGAGGCATCAACTCCGTGCATAAGGAAAAGGACCAGGGGGACACAATGAGCGTCGGCTCTGGAAATAGCGGCAGGGACATTCTCGAATTGGAGCGCGATCAACTGGTTGTTGGGCTCTGCCGCCCCAAACAGCCGCGGTTGCGAGTGCTCGTCGTCGAGGATGAACCCGATGCGCAGACCTTGCTCAAATTTATTCTCGAGCCCAAGTACGAGGTCATCACCGCATCCTCGGGTGAGGAGATGCGCGTCCAGCTCGAGGCGAATTCCGAGCGCTTGAGCCTGGTCCTGATGGACCTCAAGCTCGCGGGCGACGAAGACGGCGTGATGCTGACCAAGGCTCTGCGCAGCGAAAGCCGGTGGAAGAACATCCCGATCGTCGCCCTCACCGCCTGCGCGACCGGCGACGATCTGCGCCGCGCGATCGAGGCAGGATGCGACGACTATGTGCCCAAGCCGTTCTACCGCAGACAGCTTACCGCGCTCGTCGAACGTTTGATCGATAACGCCCAGCCGGCCGAGGATTCCCAGGCCTAG